A region of Oncorhynchus kisutch isolate 150728-3 linkage group LG29, Okis_V2, whole genome shotgun sequence DNA encodes the following proteins:
- the LOC109874138 gene encoding glutathione S-transferase theta-3 yields MALEMYLDLFSQPCRSVYIFAKKNNISFDFMKVSLLEGEQYGEEFGKINMIRKAPAIRDGDFCLAESIAIMKYLAEKYQTSDHWYPADLQKRARVNEYLSWQHMGIRMHGSKMFWLRLLIPKIMGVEVPKDKMDGALEDLEGSLKLIEEKFIGDKPFIAGEQISLADLVAIVEIMQPIGSGLDVFEGRLKLSAWRDRVQAEIGKELFDEAHQGILASQEMVKNMDSSKLQIFKPKILRLFL; encoded by the exons ATGGCGTTGGAAATGTATTTAGACCTTTTCTCACAGCCATGTCGCTCGGTGTATATCTTTGCCAAGAAGAACaacatttcttttgattttatgAAGGTTTCGCTTTTGGAAG GAGAGCAGTATGGAGAAGAGTTTGGGAAGATCAACATGATCAGGAAAGCTCCTGCAATCCGAGACGGAGACTTCTGCTTGGCTGAAAG cattgcCATCATGAAGTATCTGGCAGAGAAGTACCAGACCTCAGACCACTGGTATCCAGCCGATCTGCAAAAGCGTGCCCGTGTCAATGAATACCTGTCCTGGCAGCACATGGGCATACGTATGCATGGCTCAAAGATGTTTTGGCTCAGG CTCTTGATTCCAAAGATCATGGGTGTGGAGGTCCCCAAGGACAAGATGGATGGAGCCCTGGAGGACCTGGAAGGCTCTCTGAAACTCATTGAAGAAAAGTTCATTGGGGACAAGCCCTTTATCGCAGGAGAGCAGATCTCCTTGGCCGACCTGGTGGCCATTGTTGAGATCATGCAG CCTATCGGTTCCGGTTTGGATGTGTTTGAGGGGAGACTTAAGCTAAGTGCCTGGCGAGACAGGGTTCAGGCGGAGATCGGGAAGGAGCTGTTCGATGAGGCTCACCAGGGGATTCTTGCGTCCCAGGAAATGGTCAAGAATATGGACAGCAGCAAGCTGCAGATCTTCAAACCCAAGATTTTGAGATTATTCCTCTGA